Proteins co-encoded in one Montipora capricornis isolate CH-2021 chromosome 12, ASM3666992v2, whole genome shotgun sequence genomic window:
- the LOC138027757 gene encoding uncharacterized protein, with amino-acid sequence MTLVIPVTNLWSFAMEDQCLDEDDTLLADDWETPSGEFNFHCNNVGDEDIYRLKERGIKRKESCNAVSETTAISLVDQRRFILQVTFEKLRRLEDPEACLRRTVLINNTLKMLHKQIYAEENPFVCGGVVTLHSTESCTKEEASPPTSKILRLTFENNVTENPRTKHVDSSSSSPQENFCNDCTLSDVLAGDVEDDVFEPVEEISCDRESTFGELDSVFHSYICALET; translated from the exons ATGACCCTTGTAATTCCTGTTACGAATTTGTGGTCGTTTGCGATGGAAGATCAGTGTTTGGACGAAGACGACACATTGCTCGCAGACGATTGGGAAACTCCGTCCGGTGAATTCAATTTTCATTGTAATAACGTAGGGGATGAAG ATATATATCGGCTCAAAGAAAGAGGAATCAAGAGAAAAGAATCCTGCAATGCCGTTAGTGAAACCACCGCCATTTCGCTTGTTGATCAACGCCGCTTTATCCTTCAAGTAACTTTTGAAAAGTTACGTCGGTTAGAAGACCCGGAGGCCTGTCTAAGAAGAACTGTTTTGATAAACAATACACTGAAAATGTTACACAAGCAAATTTATGCGGAGGAAAACCCATTTGTTTGCGGTGGAGTTGTGACTCTACACTCGACAGAATCCTGTACAAAAGAGGAAGCTTCGCCTCCGACTTCCAAGATACTACGGTTAACTTTCGAAAACAATGTTACGGAAAACCCTCGAACAAAGCACGTTGATAGTAGTTCATCGTCACCGCAAGAAAACTTTTGCAATGACTGTACACTGTCTGATGTCCTCGCTGGAGATGTTGAAGACGATGTGTTTGAACCAGTGGAGGAAATCTCTTGCGACAGAGAATCAACATTTGGAGAACTCGACAGTGTTTTTCATAGTTATATATGCGCCCTCGAAACGTGA
- the LOC138027759 gene encoding uncharacterized protein: MRGPSVPVDEGTICAHIFQTLMWQDFQDSTPPRLLSIAEDVKQTVFVSKAGGTVRTYLGGFNSRKRWAKSNGLNYLPANPFHVAMYLQVILQSASSASPINNAVYSVDWVHGLAGFQKVSSHCLVQSMMGASKRVLAKPKNRKEPITPEMLQQLAESLKDKSCVASCKNSRIMFDRFCWFSVLQ; this comes from the exons ATGAGGGGACCATCTGTGCCCGTAGATGAAGGGACCATCTGTGCCC ATATTTTTCAGACCCTTATGTGGCAAGATTTTCAAGATTCCACCCCCCCTCGTCTTCTAAGTATAGCCGAGGATGTTAAACAGACAGTCTTCGTGTCCAAAGCTGGCGGTACGGTTAGGACGTACCTTGGAGGTTTTAACAGCAGGAAACGCTGGGCTAAATCTAATGGTCTCAACTATTTGCCTGCTAATCCTTTCCATGTTGCCATGTACTTACAAGTAATTTTGCAAAGTGCCTCTTCTGCTTCTCCTATCAACAACGCTGTTTACAGTGTAGATTGGGTCCATGGGTTAGCTGGTTTTCAGAAAGTGTCCTCTCATTGTTTGGTCCAGTCCATGATGGGTGCATCCAAACGTGTTTTAGCTAAGCCCAAGAACAGGAAAGAACCGATTACGCCTGAGATGCTCCAGCAGTTGGCAGAAAGTCTTAAAGATAAGTCTTGTGTTGCTAGTTGTAAAAACTCTCGCATTATGTTTGATCGGTTTTGCTGGTTTTCTGTGCTTCAGTGA
- the LOC138027756 gene encoding SERTA domain-containing protein 2-like, with protein MLTERAHGVKRKHSEVDAYSHELHGRCIQRETVFNISICKLQKSFARPEPVLCRTVLISNTLRLIEEDIREERRTLEMTVVSGVSDEKTFQRAIGNNKERVTFTAHSIGTRSREGFSIAKSSLTFEQELNILGDKMVKELEFDIDKPPNAAQEMPELTGRNTSRAADANDNTCEKALNCNTEADTIKEVSCGSLLGLELTEELEFKDVDVSLYDFDVPNGPFPIDFDEFCSAWNLGSTSVAARSLPVRCSDSLKLGRANEFAIDELDQVMQILVGS; from the coding sequence ATGCTAACAGAACGCGCACACGGAGTTAAACGCAAGCATAGCGAAGTTGATGCCTACAGCCACGAGTTACATGGCCGATGCATTCAACGAGAAACTGTGTTCAACATTTCGATCTGCAAACTGCAGAAAAGCTTTGCTCGCCCGGAGCCAGTCTTGTGCAGAACAGTGCTGATCTCGAATACTCTGCGTCTTATCGAGGAAGACATCAGGGAAGAGCGAAGAACTTTAGAAATGACTGTCGTTAGCGGGGTTAGCGACGAGAAAACATTTCAGCGAGCAATCGGCAACAATAAAGAACGAGTGACTTTCACTGCGCATAGTATTGGCACGCGATCACGCGAAGGATTTTCCATTGCTAAAAGTTCTCTAACTTTTGAGCAAGAGTTAAATATCTTAGGCGACAAGATGGTGAAGGAACTTGAATTCGACATCGATAAACCTCCAAACGCTGCACAGGAAATGCCCGAACTTACGGGTCGAAACACATCCCGCGCAGCCGATGCGAACGACAATACCTGTGAGAAAGCACTCAATTGTAATACTGAAGCAGACACGATCAAGGAAGTAAGCTGTGGGAGTCTTCTTGGATTAGAATTAACCGAAGAACTAGAGTTTAAAGACGTGGATGTCTCGCTGTATGACTTTGACGTACCCAATGGCCCTTTCCCGATCGACTTTGATGAATTTTGCAGCGCTTGGAACCTCGGCTCGACCAGTGTAGCTGCTAGAAGTTTGCCTGTTAGGTGTAGCGACAGTTTAAAGCTTGGACGAGCGAACGAGTTCGCCATCGATGAACTAGACCAAGTAATGCAGATATTAGTTGGATCTTGA
- the LOC138027755 gene encoding WD repeat-containing protein 27-like isoform X1, translating to MTVVSRLAPPKVSLLVWDIEQSCLVYQSAILSAHPFLSLAFDPVQEQMAIGSADGKVQMYDLSFGNGYRCLFDLDVQQLLLKYWEQKEVLSCTKCEGPSLISSLPSWQKGNISEESSASREPGTAVLGIFFIKNPEYLTARQNDVGIHEVLFGPQNAVSMKDVFHVPSIVVIATTGCVLLLNCCSREPLYILDFQEPVLSSDELDEVQYSISSPGSFAFAEGYNGTLTCIIGSLFQNTVNIVNIRMPIMKRPSESDFAVLSQRLSQSVGISSHENKDDEFLGMRGTDVAVITVLSNSPLCSNSPLKAELVPKSAAKQHQKQSLTGGTPGIRDHPLTFHAKVKSSGYASARPRSKMFSPNIGSMKKAPEVSLRNPIVRKSRKEYPVNSEAPTNLQHKMPLTQDPSPINSVVFAGNGKNLACALANKTAHVLGVPPSTKQTVYTGHDGSVTCVSFSRENSWLLTSSSDKTVRLWNQAQSDPVMIFSSVNHNFVSELGTSANKLKDNPPFPREIKQAKFYYVDKFILLTCGNGLHMYKYHIDVAQKEDVRRYQSNSKYKIVKILQQERAQQITCFSAINGFHSYIVLCCGSNKSIEVFDMNAARSVRVVLDAHTRPPHAICQNEGSMFVSHPPSTYDLFLTAAVADGIKLWDLRTNRCVRRYDGHVNRSQPVGVAFSPCARFIAAGSEDRSAYLYDIRGNTYCHRLTGHTDVVCDVAFNPAKPQLVAASQDGKLRFYSDQEIK from the exons ATGACTGTTGTTAGCCGGCTTGCACCCCCAAAGGTTTCTCTACTG GTTTGGGATATAGAACAGTCATGCTTGGTGTACCAGTCAGCCATTTTGTCAG CCCATCCTTTTCTCTCCCTGGCATTCGACCCTGTCCAAGAACAGATGGCTATTGGCTCTGCAGATGGAAAG GTTCAAATGTATGACCTTTCTTTTGGTAATGGTTACCGATGCCTTTTTGATCTAGATGTGCAACAACTTCTGCTAAAATACTGGGAACAAAAAGAAGTCTTGTCTTGTACAAAATGTGAAGGACCATCCCTAATCAGCAGCCTACCTTCATGGCAGAAAGGCAACATCAGTGAGGAGTCATCAGCTTCACGAGAACCTGGGACAGCTGTGCTTGGTATCTTTTTTATTAAGAATCCAGAATATCTGACTGCTAGACAGAATGATGTTGGCATCCATGAAGTACTGTTTGGCCCACAGAATGCAGTATCAATGAA ggATGTATTCCATGTTCCCTCCATTGTAGTGATAGCAACAACCGGGTGTGTTCTTCTGTTGAACTGCTGTAGTAGAGAGCCCCTTTATATTTTGGATTTTCAAG AACCTGTTCTGTCCAGTGATGAGTTGGATGAGGTTCAGTACAGCATTTCCTCACCAGGTTCATTTGCCTTTGCAGAGGGATATAATGGCACT ctgACATGTATTATTGGAAGCTTGTTTCAAAATACTGTCAACATTGTAAACATCAGGATGCCTATTATGAAGAGACCAAGTGAAAGTGACTTTGCG GTGCTTTCCCAAAGGTTGTCACAGTCGGTTGGCATCAGTTCCCATGAAAACAAAGATGATGAGTTTCTAGGGATGAGAGGAACAGATGTTGCTGTTATCACAGTGCTGTCAAA TTCTCCTTTATGTAGCAACTCGCCCCTAAAGGCTGAACTTGTACCAAAATCAGCAGCCAAACAACATCAAAAGCAATCTCTAACAG GGGGAACACCAGGCATCCGTGACCACCCGCTGACATTCCACGCCAAAGTGAAATCATCAGGCTACGCTAGTGCTCGTCCAAG GTCCAAAATGTTTTCGCCGAACATAGGCAGTATGAAGAAAGCACCTGAAGTTTCCTTGAGAAATCCAATCGTCAG GAAATCTCGAAAAGAATATCCTGTGAACAGTGAAGCCCCGACAAACTTGCAGCACAAAATGCCGCTCACCCAAGATCCGTCGCCCATCAACAGTGTTGTATTTGCAG gTAATGGAAAAAATTTAGCCTGTGCTTTGGCAAACAAAACCGCGCACGTGTTGGGAGTTCCACCATCAACCAAACAAACAGTGTACACTG GACACGATGGATCGGTAACGTGTGTCAGTTTTAGTCGCGAGAATAGTTGGCTTCTGACATCATCAAGTGACAAAACAGTGAGGCTTTGGAACCAGGCCCAATCGGATCCTGTGATGATATTCTCATCTGTCAATCATAACTTTGTCTCTGAACTTGGTACCTCAGCAAATAAGCTCAAG GATAATCCTCCATTTCCAAGGGAAATCAAGCAAGCCAAGTTTTATTACGTAGACAAGTTCATTCTTTTGACATGTGGTAATGGTCTGCATATGTACAAATATCATATTGACGTCGCACAAAAAGAGGACGTAAGAAG ATACCAATCGAACAGCAAATACAAGATAGTGAAGATTTTACAACAGGAACGAGCTCAACAAATAACCTGTTTTTCGGCTATTAATGGATTCCACTCTT ACATTGTTTTATGCTGTGGCTCCAATAAATCTATTGAAGTATTCGACATGAACGCCGCGCGCTCTGTCCGTGTCGTACTTGACGCTCATACCAGACCTCCTCACGCGATATGCCAAAACGAG GGTTCCATGTTTGTGTCACACCCTCCCAGCACTTATGATTTATTCTTGACGGCTGCGGTCGCTGACGGGATAAAATTGTGGGACCTGCGCACAAACAGGTGCGTACGACGCTATGATGGTCATGTTAACAGATCGCAGCCAGTCGGAGTCGCATTTAGTCCTTGCGCAAGATTCATCGCTGCAGGTTCGGAGGACAGATCG GCTTATCTCTACGACATTCGAGGAAATACATATTGTCATCGTCTAACTGGTCATACAGATGTTGTGTGCGACGTAGCGTTTAATCCCGCCAAACCACAG CTTGTTGCTGCTTCTCAAGATGGCAAGTTGAGATTTTACTCGGATCAAGAAATCAAATGA
- the LOC138027755 gene encoding WD repeat-containing protein 27-like isoform X2, with the protein MAASHAGLLLVSSSPGQLQMSCTIDFLALPLTKTIVGVWWLGDLSKKPLQLSGHSRVVSSTCFGRKDRPLLLCTASDDVINIWNITKLLSLAKTGDHSSGIAIGKDLGNVLHISFSSTDRLITACIGKDVWVINIQTSKLHTMLEGHTSLVTCAQFCPSKESIIVSISEDRTFKVWDIEQSCLVYQSAILSAHPFLSLAFDPVQEQMAIGSADGKVQMYDLSFGNGYRCLFDLDVQQLLLKYWEQKEVLSCTKCEGPSLISSLPSWQKGNISEESSASREPGTAVLGIFFIKNPEYLTARQNDVGIHEVLFGPQNAVSMKDVFHVPSIVVIATTGCVLLLNCCSREPLYILDFQEPVLSSDELDEVQYSISSPGSFAFAEGYNGTLTCIIGSLFQNTVNIVNIRMPIMKRPSESDFAVLSQRLSQSVGISSHENKDDEFLGMRGTDVAVITVLSNSPLCSNSPLKAELVPKSAAKQHQKQSLTGGTPGIRDHPLTFHAKVKSSGYASARPRSKMFSPNIGSMKKAPEVSLRNPIVRKSRKEYPVNSEAPTNLQHKMPLTQDPSPINSVVFAGNGKNLACALANKTAHVLGVPPSTKQTVYTGHDGSVTCVSFSRENSWLLTSSSDKTVRLWNQAQSDPVMIFSSVNHNFVSELGTSANKLKDNPPFPREIKQAKFYYVDKFILLTCGNGLHMYKYHIDVAQKEDVRRYQSNSKYKIVKILQQERAQQITCFSAINGFHSYIVLCCGSNKSIEVFDMNAARSVRVVLDAHTRPPHAICQNEGSMFVSHPPSTYDLFLTAAVADGIKLWDLRTNRCVRRYDGHVNRSQPVGVAFSPCARFIAAGSEDRSAYLYDIRGNTYCHRLTGHTDVVCDVAFNPAKPQLVAASQDGKLRFYSDQEIK; encoded by the exons atggcggcaagtcACGCAGGGTTGTTGCTTGTATCTTCATCTCCGGGACAACTTCAGATGTCATGCACAATAGATTTTCTTGCCTTACCTTTGACCAAAACTATTGTTGGAGTGTGGTGGCTTGGGGACTTGTCAAAAAAG CCTTTGCAGTTATCAGGCCATAGCAGAGTAGTTAGTTCAACATGCTTTGGACGAAAAGACAGACCCCTTCTGTTGTGCACTGCCTCTGATGATGTCATAAATATCTGGAATATAACCAAACTACTGTCCCTTGCAAAAA CTGGTGATCACAGTAGTGGCATAGCTATTGGTAAAGACTTGGGAAACGTGCTGCACATTAGCTTCAGCTCAACTGACAGACTGATCACAGCATGTATTGGGAAAGACGTATGGGTGATTAATATCCAG ACCAGCAAACTACACACAATGTTGGAAGGACACACCAGTTTGGTAACATGTGCACAATTTTGCCCAAGCAAGGAGTCAATCATTGTATCTATCAGTGAAGACCGCACTTTCAAG GTTTGGGATATAGAACAGTCATGCTTGGTGTACCAGTCAGCCATTTTGTCAG CCCATCCTTTTCTCTCCCTGGCATTCGACCCTGTCCAAGAACAGATGGCTATTGGCTCTGCAGATGGAAAG GTTCAAATGTATGACCTTTCTTTTGGTAATGGTTACCGATGCCTTTTTGATCTAGATGTGCAACAACTTCTGCTAAAATACTGGGAACAAAAAGAAGTCTTGTCTTGTACAAAATGTGAAGGACCATCCCTAATCAGCAGCCTACCTTCATGGCAGAAAGGCAACATCAGTGAGGAGTCATCAGCTTCACGAGAACCTGGGACAGCTGTGCTTGGTATCTTTTTTATTAAGAATCCAGAATATCTGACTGCTAGACAGAATGATGTTGGCATCCATGAAGTACTGTTTGGCCCACAGAATGCAGTATCAATGAA ggATGTATTCCATGTTCCCTCCATTGTAGTGATAGCAACAACCGGGTGTGTTCTTCTGTTGAACTGCTGTAGTAGAGAGCCCCTTTATATTTTGGATTTTCAAG AACCTGTTCTGTCCAGTGATGAGTTGGATGAGGTTCAGTACAGCATTTCCTCACCAGGTTCATTTGCCTTTGCAGAGGGATATAATGGCACT ctgACATGTATTATTGGAAGCTTGTTTCAAAATACTGTCAACATTGTAAACATCAGGATGCCTATTATGAAGAGACCAAGTGAAAGTGACTTTGCG GTGCTTTCCCAAAGGTTGTCACAGTCGGTTGGCATCAGTTCCCATGAAAACAAAGATGATGAGTTTCTAGGGATGAGAGGAACAGATGTTGCTGTTATCACAGTGCTGTCAAA TTCTCCTTTATGTAGCAACTCGCCCCTAAAGGCTGAACTTGTACCAAAATCAGCAGCCAAACAACATCAAAAGCAATCTCTAACAG GGGGAACACCAGGCATCCGTGACCACCCGCTGACATTCCACGCCAAAGTGAAATCATCAGGCTACGCTAGTGCTCGTCCAAG GTCCAAAATGTTTTCGCCGAACATAGGCAGTATGAAGAAAGCACCTGAAGTTTCCTTGAGAAATCCAATCGTCAG GAAATCTCGAAAAGAATATCCTGTGAACAGTGAAGCCCCGACAAACTTGCAGCACAAAATGCCGCTCACCCAAGATCCGTCGCCCATCAACAGTGTTGTATTTGCAG gTAATGGAAAAAATTTAGCCTGTGCTTTGGCAAACAAAACCGCGCACGTGTTGGGAGTTCCACCATCAACCAAACAAACAGTGTACACTG GACACGATGGATCGGTAACGTGTGTCAGTTTTAGTCGCGAGAATAGTTGGCTTCTGACATCATCAAGTGACAAAACAGTGAGGCTTTGGAACCAGGCCCAATCGGATCCTGTGATGATATTCTCATCTGTCAATCATAACTTTGTCTCTGAACTTGGTACCTCAGCAAATAAGCTCAAG GATAATCCTCCATTTCCAAGGGAAATCAAGCAAGCCAAGTTTTATTACGTAGACAAGTTCATTCTTTTGACATGTGGTAATGGTCTGCATATGTACAAATATCATATTGACGTCGCACAAAAAGAGGACGTAAGAAG ATACCAATCGAACAGCAAATACAAGATAGTGAAGATTTTACAACAGGAACGAGCTCAACAAATAACCTGTTTTTCGGCTATTAATGGATTCCACTCTT ACATTGTTTTATGCTGTGGCTCCAATAAATCTATTGAAGTATTCGACATGAACGCCGCGCGCTCTGTCCGTGTCGTACTTGACGCTCATACCAGACCTCCTCACGCGATATGCCAAAACGAG GGTTCCATGTTTGTGTCACACCCTCCCAGCACTTATGATTTATTCTTGACGGCTGCGGTCGCTGACGGGATAAAATTGTGGGACCTGCGCACAAACAGGTGCGTACGACGCTATGATGGTCATGTTAACAGATCGCAGCCAGTCGGAGTCGCATTTAGTCCTTGCGCAAGATTCATCGCTGCAGGTTCGGAGGACAGATCG GCTTATCTCTACGACATTCGAGGAAATACATATTGTCATCGTCTAACTGGTCATACAGATGTTGTGTGCGACGTAGCGTTTAATCCCGCCAAACCACAG CTTGTTGCTGCTTCTCAAGATGGCAAGTTGAGATTTTACTCGGATCAAGAAATCAAATGA
- the LOC138025480 gene encoding tigger transposable element-derived protein 6-like: MLEWFKKKTEQRIPVDCPLIQEFATKVAEKLGYPEFKASSGWLTRFKERNNLSQHKLCGESADVPEATVYSWKERLGSITSGYEMQDIWNMDETGCFYRALPDKTLSEKAKKC, encoded by the coding sequence ATGCTGGAATGGTTCAAGAAGAAAACCGAACAACGCATTCCAGTCGATTGTCCTCTCATTCAGGAGTTCGCAACGAAAGTAGCAGAGAAACTTGGGTACCCTGAGTTCAAGGCTTCGAGCGGCTGGCTTACGAGATTTAAAGAGCGCAACAACCTTTCGCAACACAAACTCTGTGGTGAATCTGCTGATGTGCCGGAGGCTACAGTGTACTCTTGGAAAGAGCGTCTTGGGTCAATCACCTCTGGATATGAGATGCAAGACATCTGGAACATGGATGAAACTGGCTGCTTTTACCGTGCACTACCGGATAAAACCCTTTCggagaaagcaaagaaatgcTAA
- the LOC138027622 gene encoding tigger transposable element-derived protein 4-like has product MTSDILHKLLSQLNSSFKAQNRSILLFLDSAGCHPYDLKERYSNIKLVFFPVNCTSKLQPLDLGIIQNFKVHYRKLLLRHVITMATDHNCATDVAKTLDVLQAIRWMGTAWSKVENDTIIKCFAAAGISSTFSEAAVVSTVSGEEDPFADLDVSVNEELGNLVQQVAPGSGISTYLESDNELPTCYSLLTEQQLLEAIGTSHVMEIESDDENEIEKEDIPGESECLNKTTTLKSFKDVLDSVQNISAFLIQRGEFKVANEFSLLGDKVGALAIQRRTKQSGRLERYFEAM; this is encoded by the coding sequence ATGACATCTGATATCCTTCACAAGCTCCTCAGTCAGTTAAACAGCTCTTTCAAGGCCCAGAATCGATCAATACTTTTATTCCTGGACTCTGCTGGATGTCACCCCTATGATCTCAAGGAACGTTATTCCAATattaaacttgtgttttttcCTGTAAACTGCACGTCCAAGCTGCAACCTTTAGATCTCGGAATAATCCAGAACTTTAAAGTCCATTACAGGAAGTTGCTACTTCGTCATGTTATTACAATGGCCACAGACCACAACTGTGCAACGGACGTAGCCAAAACATTGGACGTGCTGCAGGCCATAAGATGGATGGGGACTGCTTGGTCTAAGGTCGAGAACGATACCATTATCAAATGTTTTGCAGCAGCTGGAATTTCCAGCACTTTCTCAGAAGCAGCTGTCGTCAGTACTGTGTCAGGAGAAGAGGATCCCTTTGCTGATCTTGATGTCTCAGTCAATGAGGAACTGGGCAATCTTGTCCAACAGGTTGCACCCGGAAGTGGAATCAGTACTTACCTGGAGTCAGATAACGAACTTCCAACCTGTTACAGTCTTCTTACCGAGCAACAGCTGCTGGAGGCCATTGGTACTTCTCACGTCATGGAAATAGAGAGTGACGACGAGAACGAAATAGAAAAAGAAGATATCCCGGGTGAAAGCGAATGCTTAAACAAAACAACCACTTTGAAAAGTTTCAAGGACGTTCTGGACAGTGTCCAAAACATTTCTGCTTTTTTGATTCAGCGAGGGGAATTTAAGGTTGCTAATGAATTTAGTCTCCTTGGCGACAAAGTGGGGGCACTTGCAATTCAAAGGAGAACTAAACAGAGCGGCCGATTGGAACGATATTTTGAGGCAATGTGA
- the LOC138027897 gene encoding mediator of RNA polymerase II transcription subunit 29-like isoform X1: MAAATSSEAEHIAKVIKTVKEALAVVMKSANAAISQNSEVDLGVKSAEGSNNKLEKSLEDFYNACDQLQLYLELMRETEKQTQLSLKYTPRPVPNGRTDNTAGTQTYTDYLSTVRTQIAASKELKDILSEFCSAQLC, encoded by the exons ATGGCTGCGGCCACATCTTCCGAAGCGGAGCACATTGCGAAAGTGATAAAAACTGTCAAGGAAGCCCTTGCG gTTGTTATGAAATCAGCAAATGCTGCTATTAGTCAAAATTCAGAGGTTGACCTTGGAGT GAAATCTGCTGAAGGTTCTAACAACAAACTGGAGAAAAGCTTGGAAGATTTTTACAATGCTTGTGACCAACTGCAACTTTATTTG GAACTGATGAGGGAAACAGAAAAGCAAACACAACTTAGTTTGAAGTACACACCAAGACCTGTGCCAAATGGTAGAACAGATAACACTGCCGGAACACAGACATACACAGATTATCTGTCAACTGTTCGCACACAGATAGCCGCTTCTAAGGAGCTAAAGGATATCCTCTCTGAATTCTGCTCGGCTCAACTTTGTTAG
- the LOC138027897 gene encoding mediator of RNA polymerase II transcription subunit 29-like isoform X2: MKSANAAISQNSEVDLGVKSAEGSNNKLEKSLEDFYNACDQLQLYLELMRETEKQTQLSLKYTPRPVPNGRTDNTAGTQTYTDYLSTVRTQIAASKELKDILSEFCSAQLC, translated from the exons ATGAAATCAGCAAATGCTGCTATTAGTCAAAATTCAGAGGTTGACCTTGGAGT GAAATCTGCTGAAGGTTCTAACAACAAACTGGAGAAAAGCTTGGAAGATTTTTACAATGCTTGTGACCAACTGCAACTTTATTTG GAACTGATGAGGGAAACAGAAAAGCAAACACAACTTAGTTTGAAGTACACACCAAGACCTGTGCCAAATGGTAGAACAGATAACACTGCCGGAACACAGACATACACAGATTATCTGTCAACTGTTCGCACACAGATAGCCGCTTCTAAGGAGCTAAAGGATATCCTCTCTGAATTCTGCTCGGCTCAACTTTGTTAG